A window of Rhodanobacteraceae bacterium contains these coding sequences:
- a CDS encoding MFS transporter gives MSSQSQFGLLTERRFLPFFLGQSLGAFNDNVFKQGLVALVVFVGAIDVGMPAASFSLLAGALFIAPFFLFSALGGQLADKYDKARLARWIKGLEVLLMALAAVGFLLKSAPLLLAVLFLLGLQATLFGPLKYGILPQVLSEAELTGGNGLVESATMVAILLGTLVGTALVGIPGDGLVLISVVAVGTALIGWIAALAMPSTAAVAPDLQINWNPFSETWRSLKFLTGNRTVFLSCLGISWFWFFGSMYFLILPVYVRDVIGGDTPVYTLMLALFSVGTGVGALLCELLSRRKVEIGLVPFGSIGMTLFGLDLYFALPAASGNSGLSIAAFLATAYGWRIVIDLVLMAIFSGFFIVPLFALIQQRSEASHRSRVIGANNILNALFMVAASLLGWGLMNGIGLTLPQVLLVTALCNAVVAVYIYTLVPEFLLRFIAWILVNVFYRLRIRGLDAVPDEGPALLVCNHISYVDALVVMGSVPRPIRFVMYYKIFDMPIAKQVFRWAKAIPIAGRKEDPALMEKAFEEVSRELRDGNLVCIFPEGGLTRDGEIAPFRPGMERILARDPVTVVPMALQGLWGSVFSRRDKGIGPLKLPRRFWSRVGLVVGTPRPPEGATAALLEADVRALRGDRA, from the coding sequence ATGTCCAGCCAATCCCAGTTCGGCCTGCTGACCGAGCGCCGCTTCCTGCCGTTCTTCCTGGGCCAGTCGCTCGGCGCGTTCAACGACAATGTATTCAAGCAGGGCCTGGTCGCGCTGGTGGTGTTCGTCGGGGCCATCGATGTGGGCATGCCAGCCGCGAGTTTCTCGCTGCTGGCCGGCGCGCTGTTCATCGCGCCCTTCTTCCTGTTCTCGGCGCTCGGCGGCCAGCTCGCGGACAAGTACGACAAGGCGCGGCTGGCGCGCTGGATCAAGGGCCTGGAAGTGCTCCTGATGGCACTCGCGGCAGTCGGCTTCCTGCTCAAGAGCGCGCCGCTGCTGCTGGCGGTGCTGTTCCTGCTGGGGCTGCAGGCCACCCTGTTCGGCCCGCTGAAGTACGGCATCCTGCCGCAGGTGCTGAGCGAGGCCGAACTCACCGGCGGCAACGGCCTGGTCGAGAGCGCGACGATGGTGGCCATCCTGCTCGGCACGCTGGTCGGCACCGCGCTGGTCGGCATCCCGGGCGATGGCCTGGTGCTCATCTCGGTGGTCGCGGTCGGCACCGCATTGATCGGCTGGATCGCCGCGCTGGCGATGCCATCAACAGCCGCGGTGGCGCCAGACCTGCAGATCAACTGGAACCCCTTCAGCGAGACCTGGCGCAGCCTCAAGTTCCTGACCGGCAACCGCACGGTGTTCCTGAGCTGCCTGGGGATCAGCTGGTTCTGGTTCTTCGGCTCGATGTACTTCCTGATCCTGCCGGTGTACGTGCGCGACGTGATCGGCGGCGACACGCCGGTCTACACCCTGATGCTGGCGCTGTTCTCGGTCGGCACGGGCGTCGGCGCGCTGCTGTGCGAACTGCTCAGCCGGCGCAAGGTGGAGATCGGCCTGGTGCCCTTCGGCTCGATCGGCATGACCCTGTTCGGACTCGACCTCTACTTCGCGCTGCCCGCGGCCAGCGGCAACAGCGGCCTGTCGATCGCCGCTTTCCTCGCCACCGCCTACGGCTGGCGCATCGTGATCGACCTGGTGCTGATGGCGATCTTCTCCGGCTTCTTCATCGTGCCGCTGTTCGCGCTGATCCAGCAGCGCAGCGAGGCCAGCCACCGCTCGCGGGTGATCGGCGCCAACAACATCCTGAACGCGCTGTTCATGGTGGCCGCATCGTTGCTTGGCTGGGGGCTGATGAATGGCATCGGCCTGACCCTGCCGCAGGTGCTGCTGGTCACCGCGCTGTGCAATGCGGTGGTGGCGGTCTACATCTACACCCTGGTGCCGGAATTCCTGCTGCGCTTCATCGCCTGGATCCTGGTCAACGTGTTCTACCGGCTGCGCATCCGCGGCCTCGACGCGGTGCCGGACGAGGGCCCGGCGCTGCTGGTGTGCAACCACATCAGCTACGTCGATGCGCTGGTGGTGATGGGCTCGGTGCCGCGCCCGATCCGCTTCGTCATGTACTACAAGATCTTCGACATGCCGATCGCCAAGCAGGTGTTCCGCTGGGCCAAGGCGATCCCGATCGCCGGGCGCAAGGAAGACCCGGCGCTGATGGAAAAGGCCTTCGAGGAAGTTTCGCGCGAATTGCGCGATGGCAACCTGGTGTGCATCTTCCCCGAGGGCGGGTTGACCCGCGACGGCGAGATCGCGCCCTTCCGCCCCGGCATGGAGCGGATCCTGGCGCGCGATCCGGTCACGGTGGTGCCGATGGCGCTGCAGGGGCTGTGGGGCAGCGTGTTCTCGCGCCGCGACAAGGGCATCGGGCCGCTCAAGTTGCCGCGCCGCTTCTGGTCGCGCGTCGGGCTGGTGGTGGGCACGCCGCGCCCGCCGGAAGGCGCCACGGCGGCGCTGCTGGAGGCCGACGTGCGCGCGCTGCGCGGGGACCGCGCTTGA
- a CDS encoding tetratricopeptide repeat protein, translated as MTSKTGLLLGLTALLLGAISAGPLSAQAPTARQNPLTWATLAGAPAEFNALMALRGRAREDKVNADAAYWEPILRAGIDEARRAGQQAMVAEALIALGRARWRLKDAPGAEAAFRESIALYRTLGQSDAAFDPMLALGVVLYSQYRFDETLALNREMLALARGNPRREANALTNIGIVERRMGNGAAAMQAFERALALRRTLTDDLPELLPASIQQLASVHSDRGEYLRALELMQEATQLRLKIGGEAAAQAELALARLHLRGGNPARALHHWRAGLAGLGPTTDPRVRANAHCESADALHAAGEIAAASEALAQARELARGIPESESACARSEAAAALREGRPARALALARAEREALATSQGHQRLVAGGHHRSRGAPAAWNAQTEALQLLDEALATAQRVVRTQERIPLLRLRADALHQLGRDARRLRRQAGL; from the coding sequence GTGACCAGCAAGACCGGCCTGCTGTTGGGACTGACTGCCCTGCTGTTGGGCGCAATCTCGGCCGGACCCTTGTCGGCGCAAGCACCGACTGCGCGCCAGAACCCACTCACCTGGGCCACCCTGGCGGGCGCACCGGCCGAGTTCAATGCCCTGATGGCCCTGCGCGGCAGGGCGCGGGAGGACAAGGTCAACGCGGACGCCGCGTACTGGGAACCGATCCTGCGCGCCGGCATCGACGAAGCCCGGCGTGCAGGGCAGCAGGCGATGGTCGCCGAGGCGCTGATCGCGCTGGGTCGCGCCCGCTGGCGCCTCAAGGATGCGCCGGGCGCTGAAGCCGCGTTCCGCGAATCGATTGCGCTCTACCGCACGCTGGGCCAGTCCGATGCGGCCTTCGATCCGATGCTGGCACTTGGCGTCGTGCTGTATTCCCAGTACCGCTTCGACGAAACGCTTGCGCTGAACCGCGAGATGCTGGCCCTCGCCCGCGGCAATCCACGACGCGAGGCGAATGCGCTCACCAATATCGGCATCGTCGAGCGACGCATGGGCAACGGCGCGGCGGCCATGCAGGCATTCGAGCGCGCGCTGGCGCTGCGCCGCACGCTGACGGACGACCTGCCGGAACTGCTGCCCGCATCGATCCAGCAGCTCGCGAGCGTCCACAGCGACCGCGGCGAATACCTGCGTGCGCTGGAACTGATGCAGGAGGCGACCCAGCTGCGGCTGAAGATCGGCGGCGAGGCCGCGGCACAGGCGGAACTGGCCCTGGCGCGACTGCACCTGCGTGGCGGCAACCCGGCGCGGGCGCTGCATCACTGGCGCGCCGGGCTTGCCGGACTGGGCCCGACGACGGATCCGCGGGTTCGCGCCAACGCGCATTGCGAATCTGCCGACGCACTCCACGCCGCGGGTGAGATCGCGGCGGCCAGCGAGGCCCTGGCGCAGGCGCGCGAGCTGGCGCGCGGCATTCCCGAATCCGAATCCGCATGCGCCCGAAGCGAGGCCGCCGCCGCATTGCGTGAAGGCCGGCCGGCGCGGGCATTGGCACTGGCCCGCGCGGAGCGCGAGGCGCTGGCGACCAGCCAGGGGCATCAGCGACTGGTTGCCGGCGGCCACCATCGAAGCCGAGGCGCTCCTGCAGCCTGGAACGCGCAAACCGAAGCGCTGCAACTGCTCGACGAAGCGCTGGCCACCGCGCAGCGCGTGGTCCGCACGCAGGAACGCATCCCCCTGCTGCGCCTGCGAGCGGACGCCTTGCATCAGCTCGGGCGAGATGCGCGACGCTTACGCCGCCAGGCTGGACTATGA
- a CDS encoding GGDEF domain-containing protein encodes MRCSWKARRASAKRRARDEAQARQIAELAAQGERERALRAALIAALAIALAAALWLRMRELRRRQQALAASHRTLATAHQQLERESEALAIEASTDALTGTRSRRAILRGLRTALDHAQAPCSIVLFDLDHFKRINDEHGHPAGDAALRHASAVLMQEIGSRGSLGRYGGEGIPAGPAAAALRRRRRAGRALPADAGQPAPDARRKASCGSPAAQVVPAPCPAKTAIR; translated from the coding sequence TTGCGGTGTTCCTGGAAGGCCAGGCGCGCGAGCGCGAAGCGGCGCGCGCGGGATGAAGCGCAGGCGCGCCAGATCGCCGAACTCGCGGCCCAGGGCGAGCGCGAACGCGCTTTGCGTGCGGCCCTGATCGCCGCGCTTGCGATCGCCCTGGCGGCCGCATTGTGGCTGCGCATGCGCGAGTTGCGCCGGCGCCAGCAAGCGCTGGCCGCGAGCCACCGCACGCTGGCGACTGCCCACCAGCAACTGGAACGCGAAAGCGAGGCGCTGGCGATTGAAGCCAGCACTGACGCGCTGACCGGCACCCGCAGTCGGCGCGCCATCCTGCGCGGGCTACGGACGGCACTGGATCATGCGCAAGCACCCTGCAGCATCGTGCTGTTCGACCTCGACCACTTCAAACGCATCAACGACGAGCACGGGCACCCGGCGGGCGATGCGGCCCTGCGCCATGCAAGCGCCGTCCTGATGCAGGAGATCGGCAGCCGGGGCAGCCTGGGGCGCTATGGCGGCGAGGGAATTCCTGCTGGTCCTGCCGCAGCCGCCTTGCGACGACGCCGCCGTGCTGGCCGAGCACTGCCTGCAGACGCTGGCCAACCTGCCCCTGACGCTCGGCGCAAGGCGAGCTGCGGATCACCAGCAGCGCAGGTTGTGCCTGCGCCCTGCCCGGCGAAGACAGCGATTCGCTGA
- a CDS encoding diguanylate cyclase produces the protein MRITSSAGCACALPGEDSDSLIARADHALYRAKVNGRNRLERAD, from the coding sequence CTGCGGATCACCAGCAGCGCAGGTTGTGCCTGCGCCCTGCCCGGCGAAGACAGCGATTCGCTGATCGCACGTGCAGACCACGCGCTCTACCGGGCCAAGGTGAACGGCCGCAATCGCCTGGAGCGCGCGGACTGA